One region of Catenuloplanes indicus genomic DNA includes:
- a CDS encoding CDP-alcohol phosphatidyltransferase family protein, whose amino-acid sequence MTNIAVPLVQSGLPFTTVPNLITLVRTVGAVALALAALVTGSWPLLIGAYAVYWIGDTLDGIVARWLKQETRAGAVFDIISDRACTSLCLAALLTLKPGMVVPLAIFLVQFMVLDTMLSLSFLMWALVSPNYFAEVDRSVYRWNWSPPAKVLNTSAVVLLVLVSPSPLYPALLAAAVTLVKIASMVRIARLVSPAR is encoded by the coding sequence GTGACGAACATCGCCGTGCCTCTGGTCCAGTCCGGCCTTCCGTTCACCACCGTGCCCAACCTGATCACGCTGGTCCGGACCGTGGGCGCGGTCGCGCTCGCACTGGCCGCGCTCGTCACGGGCAGCTGGCCGCTGCTGATCGGCGCCTACGCGGTCTACTGGATCGGCGACACGCTGGACGGCATCGTGGCCCGCTGGCTGAAGCAGGAGACCCGGGCCGGCGCCGTCTTCGACATCATCAGCGACCGCGCGTGCACGTCCCTGTGCCTGGCCGCGCTGCTCACGCTGAAACCGGGCATGGTCGTCCCGCTGGCCATCTTCCTCGTCCAGTTCATGGTCCTCGACACCATGCTCAGCCTGTCGTTCCTGATGTGGGCGCTGGTATCGCCGAACTACTTCGCCGAGGTCGACCGGAGCGTCTACCGGTGGAACTGGTCCCCGCCCGCGAAGGTGCTGAACACGTCCGCGGTCGTCCTGCTGGTCCTGGTCTCCCCGTCCCCGCTCTACCCCGCTCTGCTCGCCGCCGCCGTGACCCTGGTCAAGATCGCCTCCATGGTCCGCATCGCCCGCCTGGTCTCGCCCGCCCGATGA